In the genome of Ureibacillus sp. FSL W7-1570, the window CCCTTCTTGGAATGATCGCACGAAACACAAGAGCGGATTTAAATGTGATCGCACTTATTGGCGAACGTGGAAGGGAAGTCCGGGAATTTATCGAACGGGACCTCGGGGAAGAAGGTTTAAAACGTTCGATTGTAGTTGCAGCAACCGGTGATCAGCCCGCATTGATGCGCATTAAAGGAGCATTTACCGCAACGGCCATTGCTGAATATTTCCGGGATCGGGGCCTGAATGTCATGCTGATGATGGACTCGGTTACCCGGGTTGCGATGGCGCAACGGGAAATTGGGTTGGCGACGGGGGAACCGCCTGCGCAGAAAGGGTATACCCCTTCCGTATTCTCCATTTTACCGAAGCTTCTTGAAAGAACAGGAACAAGCATGAAAGGCAGTATTACGGCATTTTACACGGTGCTTGTTGATGGAGATGATATGAACGAACCAATTGCCGATGCGGTGCGGGGCATATTGGATGGACACATTGTTTTGGACCGCGCCCTAGCAAACAAAGGTCAATACCCGGCCATTAACATACTGAAAAGCGTCAGCCGTCTGATGAATCATATCTCTTCAGAAGAGCACGTAAAGGCGGCCGAAAAAATCAGGGAATTATACTATACATACGCAAAATCGGAAGACTTAATCAACATAGGAGCTTATAAAAGAGGCACGTCGAGGGAAATTGACGAAGCCATCCACTATGAACCACTCATCACCCAATTTTTAAAGCAAGGATTCAAAGAAAAGGTGACACTGGATGAAAGTGTGAATGAACTCATTGCATTGGCGAACGGGGGTGGAAAATAATGGTTCAATTTACATATCGGTTCGAAAAAGTGTTAACGGTACGGGAACAGGAAAAAAAACAGACGGAAGCTGTATATAATGAAGCGGTTCGGGATTTTGAAAAAGTGGCCACCCAATTATATGAATTATTAAAGAAAAAAGAAGAATTGATCAACTACCAAAATGAACGTTTACAAGAAGGTTTAACGATTGATGAAATCCATCACTATGGAAAATTTATCGATAGTCTGGAACATGCCATCGAAGACATGCAGAAAAAGGTCAATCAAGCCCGGGCAAAAATGCAATGGTATGAACAAAAATTAGTAGAAAAAAACTTGGAAGTACGTAAGTATGAAAAAATGCGCGAGAAGGACTTCAGCGCGTTTCAAGAGGAACAAAACCGCAAAGAGGCCCAATATTTGGATGAGATTTCCTCCCTTATGTACAACAAGAAAACAATTTAGGTGATTTTATGGCGAAAGAAAGTAAAAAAATGAAAGTTGAAAAAACAAAAGATGATTTAGTAGAAGAAAAATCACCGGGGTTTTTTCAAAAATTATTCGCTTGGGTGATTATTCCACTTTTATTTGTGATAGCCATATTGCTGGTCATTGCACAATTTACGGATACAAATATTTTTGAAAAGGCTTCTGAAGTGTTGCCGAAAGATGAGGAAAAATCAGCCGACACAAAAGAGGTCGAGAAGAAAATAGTGGAATTGAATGCGGAAGTCCAAGAAAAAGAAGCCCAAATCGAGAAACTCCAGAGAGAGCTGGATGAAGCTTTGGCTGAGAATGAAAATCAGAAAGTCATACAGGAACAATTAAAAAGAAGAATTGAAGAATTGGAAGCAGGGCAAGAAGAAGCAAAAAAAGATTTGAAAGAAATCGTAAATACATATGAAAAAATGTCTGCCAAAGATGTCGCGCCAATCATTGTGGAAATGAATGATGAACAGGCTTTGGAAATTTTGGCAAATATGAAGCCGGAAACGTTATCCGCTGTTCTGGCAAAAATGGATCCGAAAGAAGCTGCAAGATATACAGAAATGTTATCGAAGAGAAAATCAAGCGGTACTTAAATAAAATTTGAAAGGAGGTGAAAAGGGTATGTTGGGTGTAGGAATCCCCTTTGTTGCAGTTCAAGCAGTTCCGGGCAATTCCATCAATCATCAAATGGCCGCTTCCGGAAATAAGGGAAACTTCAGCAAGTTTGGAGAAGTTTTCAGCAAAATCGCCAATAATCAA includes:
- the fliI gene encoding flagellar protein export ATPase FliI, whose product is MKAADLIDRIPAIDTFKKYGKVTRVVGLLIESQGPECSINDVCKIHVRTKNGHEVILAEVVGFKDEYVMLMPFTSVREISIGCLVEGTGSPLEVKVGPELIGKVLDSLGNPFDGSQLPRGLVSVPTENEPPNPLNRPPISQQLEVGVKAIDAMLTVGNGQRVGIFAGSGVGKSTLLGMIARNTRADLNVIALIGERGREVREFIERDLGEEGLKRSIVVAATGDQPALMRIKGAFTATAIAEYFRDRGLNVMLMMDSVTRVAMAQREIGLATGEPPAQKGYTPSVFSILPKLLERTGTSMKGSITAFYTVLVDGDDMNEPIADAVRGILDGHIVLDRALANKGQYPAINILKSVSRLMNHISSEEHVKAAEKIRELYYTYAKSEDLINIGAYKRGTSREIDEAIHYEPLITQFLKQGFKEKVTLDESVNELIALANGGGK
- the fliJ gene encoding flagellar export protein FliJ, which translates into the protein MVQFTYRFEKVLTVREQEKKQTEAVYNEAVRDFEKVATQLYELLKKKEELINYQNERLQEGLTIDEIHHYGKFIDSLEHAIEDMQKKVNQARAKMQWYEQKLVEKNLEVRKYEKMREKDFSAFQEEQNRKEAQYLDEISSLMYNKKTI
- a CDS encoding MotE family protein, giving the protein MKVEKTKDDLVEEKSPGFFQKLFAWVIIPLLFVIAILLVIAQFTDTNIFEKASEVLPKDEEKSADTKEVEKKIVELNAEVQEKEAQIEKLQRELDEALAENENQKVIQEQLKRRIEELEAGQEEAKKDLKEIVNTYEKMSAKDVAPIIVEMNDEQALEILANMKPETLSAVLAKMDPKEAARYTEMLSKRKSSGT